The following proteins are encoded in a genomic region of Ornithinibacillus sp. 4-3:
- a CDS encoding type 1 glutamine amidotransferase domain-containing protein translates to MSLKDKKVITIVDNNYNDLELWYPIYRLQEDEVTVHIVGEEAGKEYTGQYGVVAKTDYGYADVKAEDYDGILIPGGWAPDKLRRYPEVKELVQKLDAAGKTIGSICHAGWVLVSADVLKGRTVTSTPAIKDDMKNAGANWVNQLCCVDDNFISSRSPADMPAYMKEYIKHLDK, encoded by the coding sequence ATGAGCTTAAAAGACAAAAAAGTAATTACGATTGTAGACAATAATTATAATGATTTAGAGCTATGGTATCCGATTTATCGACTTCAAGAAGATGAAGTAACTGTCCATATTGTTGGCGAAGAAGCTGGTAAAGAATACACTGGCCAGTATGGTGTAGTTGCTAAAACAGATTATGGCTATGCTGATGTAAAAGCAGAAGATTATGATGGTATTTTAATTCCAGGTGGTTGGGCACCTGATAAATTAAGACGTTATCCTGAGGTAAAAGAGCTTGTACAAAAGCTAGATGCAGCAGGGAAAACAATTGGTTCTATTTGCCACGCCGGCTGGGTGCTTGTGTCAGCTGATGTGCTTAAAGGAAGAACCGTTACTAGTACCCCCGCCATTAAAGATGATATGAAAAATGCTGGTGCGAATTGGGTGAATCAACTGTGCTGTGTAGATGATAATTTCATTTCCAGTCGTAGCCCAGCAGACATGCCAGCATATATGAAAGAATATATTAAACATCTTGATAAATAA
- a CDS encoding diaminopimelate dehydrogenase yields the protein MTDKIRIGIVGYGNLGKGAEHAIKQQADMELVAVFSRRDPSSVGVKDPNVKVLPLDEAEKYQDEIDVMILCGGSATDLPEQTPMLAKLFNTVDSYDTHAKIPEFFASVDEAAKPNGKTSIISVGWDPGVFSINRVMAEAILADGGTYTFWGKGLSQGHSDAIRRVDGVKAGVQYTIPSETAVDRVRNGENPELSTGDRHTRECFVVAEEGADQEKIEQEIKTMPNYFDEYDTTVHFITEEELARDHAEMPHGGFVIRSGNTGEGNNQIFELRLQLSSNPEFTSSVLVAYARAAYRLNKEGQTGAKTVFDIAPNYISPKSPADLRRDYL from the coding sequence ATGACAGATAAAATTCGTATTGGAATTGTTGGTTATGGGAATCTAGGAAAAGGTGCGGAACACGCAATTAAACAACAAGCAGATATGGAATTAGTGGCAGTATTCTCTCGTAGAGATCCATCATCTGTCGGTGTTAAGGATCCGAATGTGAAGGTGTTACCTCTTGATGAAGCTGAGAAATATCAGGATGAAATTGATGTAATGATATTATGTGGTGGTTCGGCAACTGATTTACCAGAACAAACACCGATGCTTGCAAAGCTGTTTAATACAGTAGATAGCTATGATACACATGCGAAAATTCCGGAATTCTTTGCTTCTGTGGATGAAGCTGCTAAGCCTAATGGAAAAACAAGTATTATTTCTGTTGGATGGGATCCAGGCGTATTTTCTATCAATCGTGTGATGGCTGAGGCAATTCTAGCAGATGGTGGAACATATACTTTCTGGGGTAAAGGTTTAAGCCAAGGTCATTCTGATGCGATCCGTCGTGTTGATGGGGTAAAAGCAGGTGTTCAGTATACCATTCCTTCTGAGACAGCAGTAGACAGAGTTAGAAATGGTGAGAATCCAGAATTATCAACTGGAGACCGTCATACACGTGAATGCTTTGTTGTTGCCGAGGAAGGTGCAGATCAGGAAAAAATTGAACAAGAAATCAAGACAATGCCAAATTATTTCGATGAGTATGACACAACGGTTCATTTTATTACAGAAGAAGAGCTAGCACGTGATCATGCTGAGATGCCACATGGTGGATTTGTTATTCGTAGTGGAAATACTGGTGAAGGAAATAATCAGATTTTCGAACTCCGCTTACAATTAAGCAGTAATCCAGAGTTCACATCTAGTGTACTTGTTGCTTATGCACGAGCAGCATATCGATTAAATAAAGAGGGTCAAACAGGAGCGAAGACAGTGTTCGATATCGCACCGAATTATATTTCACCAAAATCACCAGCAGATTTACGTCGTGATTATTTATAA